One genomic region from Jiangella sp. DSM 45060 encodes:
- a CDS encoding IclR family transcriptional regulator: MVVAVVEISQTLDRGLRLLEVLSGSSDGLTVAEASTVLGVNRTIVYRLLATLEQHGLVRRVAGGRFSVGFGVLTLAGSVQPSLRQVAQPVLRALADDVGATAHLTIADGAEALAVAVVEPTRTDYHVAYRVGSRHPLERGAAGRAVLGGREGSAAFVSTVGELQTGASGVAAPVIGVPGVEASVGVIALSALDDDTVGPRVVAAAAQLGERLG, translated from the coding sequence ATCGTTGTCGCCGTGGTGGAGATCTCGCAGACGCTCGATCGCGGCCTTCGCCTGCTCGAGGTGCTGTCCGGGTCCAGCGACGGCCTCACCGTCGCCGAGGCGTCCACCGTCCTCGGCGTCAACCGCACCATCGTCTACCGCCTGCTGGCGACGCTCGAGCAGCACGGCCTGGTGCGCCGGGTCGCGGGCGGCCGGTTCAGCGTCGGGTTCGGGGTGCTGACGCTGGCCGGCAGCGTGCAGCCGTCGCTGCGGCAGGTGGCGCAGCCGGTGCTGCGGGCGCTCGCCGACGACGTCGGGGCCACGGCGCACCTCACCATCGCCGACGGCGCCGAGGCGCTGGCCGTCGCCGTCGTCGAGCCGACCCGCACCGACTACCACGTCGCCTACCGGGTCGGCTCGCGGCACCCGCTGGAGCGCGGCGCCGCCGGGCGGGCCGTCCTCGGCGGCCGGGAGGGGTCGGCGGCGTTCGTGAGCACGGTGGGCGAGCTGCAGACCGGGGCCAGCGGGGTGGCCGCGCCGGTCATCGGGGTGCCGGGGGTCGAGGCCAGCGTCGGCGTCATCGCCCTGTCCGCGCTGGACGACGACACCGTCGGGCCGCGGGTGGTCGCGGCGGCGGCGCAACTGGGCGAGCGGCTCGGCTGA
- a CDS encoding FAD-dependent oxidoreductase, translated as MSETDVVVVGGGPAGLLLAGDLAGAGIGCTLLERRTGRSPLTRAFAVHARTLEVFDARGIADELIGTGTRVAGLSLFGSIEVDLSDLPTRFPFVLVTPQYNVEDVLAARAREAGATLVEGAEVTGLDQDGDGVTVRVDGGPSVRAAYAVGADGVGSTLREALGLPFPGEAVVESVMLADVRLADPPDEVLVANAGDDGFAFVAPFGDGWFRVIAWDRKALRPDDDPVELDEIRDVATRVLGTDYGMHDARWVSRFHSDERLVPSYRKGRTFLAGDAAHVHSPAGGQGMNTGLQDSANLGWKLAAALHGWAPPGLLDSYDTERRAVGASVVQGSGTLLRLALTGSAPLRAVRNVAGAVAASIGPVQRKAGEFVSGLAIGYSRSRGDHPLVGKRVPDVSVVTESGTKTRLYEALRGGRFVLLTGQDHHGLVNPWAGRVDLVTTVDRSHGLTLVRPDGYVAWATDTRPMLRRDAELRAALIAWCGEPGAA; from the coding sequence ATGAGTGAGACGGACGTCGTCGTGGTCGGGGGCGGCCCGGCCGGGCTGCTGCTGGCCGGCGACCTCGCGGGCGCCGGCATCGGCTGCACACTGCTCGAACGGCGCACCGGCCGCTCGCCGCTGACCCGCGCGTTCGCCGTCCACGCCCGCACCCTGGAGGTGTTCGACGCCCGCGGCATCGCCGACGAGCTCATCGGGACGGGGACGCGAGTGGCCGGGCTCAGCCTGTTCGGCAGCATCGAGGTCGACCTCTCCGACCTGCCGACCCGGTTCCCGTTCGTGCTCGTCACGCCGCAGTACAACGTCGAGGACGTGTTGGCGGCGCGGGCCCGCGAGGCCGGCGCCACGCTCGTCGAGGGCGCCGAGGTGACCGGTCTGGACCAGGACGGCGACGGCGTCACCGTGCGGGTCGACGGCGGGCCGTCGGTCCGCGCGGCGTACGCGGTCGGCGCCGACGGCGTGGGCAGCACGCTCCGCGAGGCGCTCGGGCTGCCGTTCCCCGGCGAGGCGGTCGTGGAGTCGGTGATGCTGGCCGACGTCCGGCTGGCCGATCCGCCCGACGAGGTGCTGGTGGCCAACGCGGGCGACGACGGGTTCGCGTTCGTGGCCCCGTTCGGCGACGGCTGGTTCCGCGTCATCGCGTGGGACCGCAAGGCGCTGCGGCCCGACGACGACCCCGTCGAGCTGGACGAGATCCGCGACGTCGCCACCCGGGTCCTCGGCACCGACTACGGCATGCACGACGCCCGCTGGGTGTCGCGGTTCCACAGCGACGAGCGGCTGGTCCCGAGCTACCGGAAGGGCCGGACGTTCCTCGCCGGCGACGCCGCGCACGTCCACTCGCCGGCCGGCGGCCAGGGCATGAACACCGGTCTGCAGGACTCCGCGAACCTGGGCTGGAAGCTCGCCGCCGCCCTGCACGGCTGGGCCCCGCCCGGGCTGTTGGACAGCTACGACACCGAGCGCCGCGCCGTCGGGGCCAGCGTCGTGCAGGGGAGCGGGACGCTGCTGCGCCTGGCGCTGACGGGGTCGGCGCCGCTGCGCGCCGTCCGCAACGTCGCCGGCGCCGTCGCCGCGAGCATCGGCCCGGTGCAGCGCAAGGCCGGCGAGTTCGTGTCCGGGCTGGCCATCGGCTACAGCCGGTCCCGCGGCGACCACCCGCTGGTCGGCAAGCGGGTGCCGGACGTCTCCGTCGTCACCGAGTCCGGCACGAAGACCCGGCTCTACGAGGCGCTGCGCGGCGGCCGATTCGTGCTGCTGACCGGCCAGGACCACCACGGGCTGGTGAACCCGTGGGCCGGGCGGGTCGACCTCGTCACGACGGTCGACCGCTCGCACGGCCTGACGCTGGTCCGCCCCGACGGCTACGTGGCCTGGGCCACCGACACCCGCCCGATGCTCCGCCGCGACGCCGAGCTGCGGGCCGCGCTGATCGCCTGGTGCGGCGAGCCCGGCGCGGCTTAG
- a CDS encoding Lrp/AsnC family transcriptional regulator: MIDALDARILELFTREPRIGVLEASRRLQVARGTVQARLDRLRDTGVIAGFAPTVDPAALGFRVTAFASLDIRQGARESVAAHLSRIPEVLEVHTITGQGDLLCRIVARDNDDLQRVIDDLVGDDDIVRTTTLIALSTVVAPRILPLVASAVA; the protein is encoded by the coding sequence ATGATCGACGCCCTCGACGCCCGGATCCTGGAGTTGTTCACGCGCGAGCCGCGCATCGGCGTGCTGGAGGCGTCGCGACGGCTGCAGGTGGCCCGCGGCACGGTGCAGGCCCGGCTCGACCGGCTGCGCGACACCGGGGTCATCGCCGGCTTCGCGCCGACGGTCGACCCCGCCGCGCTCGGGTTCCGGGTCACGGCGTTCGCCTCGCTCGACATCCGCCAGGGCGCCCGCGAGTCCGTCGCCGCGCACCTGAGCCGCATCCCCGAGGTGCTGGAAGTGCACACCATCACCGGCCAGGGCGACCTGCTCTGCCGCATCGTCGCCCGCGACAACGACGACCTGCAGCGCGTCATCGACGACCTCGTGGGCGACGACGACATCGTCCGCACCACCACGCTGATCGCGCTGTCGACCGTCGTCGCGCCGCGGATCCTCCCCCTCGTCGCGTCGGCGGTCGCCTAA
- the hppD gene encoding 4-hydroxyphenylpyruvate dioxygenase, with the protein MTATDHTLTPEERDADLDLEQLKQLVGLVEYDESKDPFPVTAMDAVVFVAGNATQAAHFYQSAFGMELVAYAGPETGQRDHKSFVLKSGSARFVINGGVAPDSPLLDHHRRHGDGVADLALEVPDVDKCVAHARAQGATVLDEPHDVSDEHGTVRMAAIATYGETRHSLVDRSRYSGPYLPGYVARTSTHVKREGAPKRMFQAVDHCVGNVELGRMDYWVDWYRKVMGFMNMAEFVGDDIATEYSALMSKVVANGNHRVKFPLNEPAIAKKKSQIDEYLEFYGEAGCQHIALATGDILRTVDLMRAEGVEFLDTPDAYYDDPELRARIGTVRVPVEELKKRGILVDRDEDGYLLQIFTKPIGDRPTVFYELIERHGSLGFGKGNFKALFESIEREQEKRGNL; encoded by the coding sequence ATGACGGCCACCGACCACACTCTGACGCCCGAAGAACGCGACGCCGACCTCGATCTCGAGCAGCTCAAGCAGCTCGTCGGACTCGTCGAGTACGACGAGAGCAAGGACCCGTTCCCGGTCACGGCGATGGACGCGGTGGTGTTCGTCGCCGGCAACGCCACGCAGGCCGCGCACTTCTACCAGTCGGCCTTCGGCATGGAGCTGGTCGCCTACGCCGGCCCCGAGACCGGTCAGCGCGACCACAAGTCGTTCGTGCTCAAGAGCGGCTCGGCCCGCTTCGTCATCAACGGCGGCGTGGCGCCGGACAGCCCGCTGCTGGACCACCACCGGCGCCACGGCGACGGCGTCGCCGATCTCGCCCTGGAGGTCCCCGACGTCGACAAGTGCGTCGCGCACGCGCGGGCCCAGGGCGCCACCGTCCTGGACGAGCCGCACGACGTCAGCGACGAGCACGGCACCGTCCGCATGGCCGCCATCGCGACGTACGGCGAGACCCGGCACTCGCTGGTCGACCGGTCCCGCTACTCCGGGCCGTACCTTCCCGGCTACGTCGCGCGGACGTCCACCCACGTCAAGCGCGAGGGCGCGCCGAAGCGTATGTTCCAGGCCGTCGACCACTGCGTCGGCAACGTCGAGCTGGGCAGGATGGACTACTGGGTCGACTGGTACCGCAAGGTCATGGGCTTCATGAACATGGCCGAGTTCGTCGGCGACGACATCGCCACCGAGTACTCCGCGCTGATGTCGAAGGTCGTCGCCAACGGCAACCACCGGGTGAAGTTCCCGCTCAACGAGCCGGCCATCGCGAAGAAGAAGTCGCAGATCGACGAGTACCTGGAGTTCTACGGCGAGGCCGGCTGCCAGCACATCGCTCTGGCCACCGGCGACATCCTGCGCACCGTCGACCTCATGCGCGCCGAGGGCGTCGAGTTCCTGGACACCCCCGACGCCTACTACGACGACCCCGAGCTGCGGGCCCGCATCGGCACCGTCCGGGTCCCGGTCGAGGAGCTGAAGAAGCGCGGCATCCTGGTCGACCGCGACGAGGACGGCTACCTGCTGCAGATCTTCACCAAGCCCATCGGCGACCGCCCGACGGTGTTCTACGAGCTGATCGAGCGGCACGGCTCGCTGGGCTTCGGCAAGGGCAACTTCAAGGCGCTGTTCGAGTCGATCGAGCGCGAGCAGGAGAAGCGCGGAAATCTCTGA